In Helianthus annuus cultivar XRQ/B chromosome 9, HanXRQr2.0-SUNRISE, whole genome shotgun sequence, the following are encoded in one genomic region:
- the LOC118482001 gene encoding L-type lectin-domain containing receptor kinase IX.1-like, whose translation MTFNLTDIGPRSENLEIVTEGAAYITSDGIQLTPAGYVFFEKIAGRATYIRPLHLWDRKSGQLASFSTNFTFVINSHQGKIYGGGLTFFLAQNNSVITGGSALGLPLSNNKSMSPFVAVEFVTGVIPSSDHVGISINSPTSVGYKNWLSNVPGGGLSQAWITYDSVSKNLTVSFTGFQNNTAVRQDGLVYTVDMRNELPEWVIFGFSGSASGSPYYQSNLVISWSFLSSDFPTKVKNMKVRLIVGMWVAIMFMAVLIFVMRRWKRKKSWENEEDEHEFDVEMNKVFEMGTGPKRISYQKLVRSTCNFAENQKLGEGGFGGVYKGFFKESSTHVAVKRVSTSSRQGIKEYASEVMIISRLRHRNLVQLIGWCHENRELLLVYEFMENGSLDLHLFKEKSLLAWDTRNKIAHGLGSALLYLHEEWEQCVLHRDIKSSNVMLDSHFNPKLGDFGLAKLVEHEKGTQTTMLAGTMGYMAPECVVTGKVSKESDVYSFGVVTLEIASGRRTIVYTAEERQTRLVEWVWELYGTRTLVEAADPRLGSDFDEEELKRLIVVGLWCAHPDPDLRPSMRQAIQVLKCEAPLPKLPSHMPVATYSAPPMSWIYGVTSIIQDQLVKLG comes from the exons ATGACGTTCAATTTGACTGATATTGGTCCCCGAAGTGAGAATCTGGAAATAGTTACTGAAGGTGCTGCTTATATCACTAGCGATGGAATCCAACTGACGCCTGCGGGGTACGTGTTCTTTGAGAAGATAGCTGGACGGGCAACATATATCAGACCACTCCATCTATGGGACCGAAAATCTGGTCAGTTGGCAAGCTTCTCTACCAATTTCACCTTTGTGATTAATTCACATCAGGGAAAGATTTACGGCGGTGGCCTCACATTCTTTCTTGCTCAGAATAATTCTGTTATAACTGGTGGGTCGGCTTTGGGGCTTCCTCTTAGTAATAATAAATCCATGAGCCCATTTGTTGCAGTGGAGTTTGTTACTGGTGTAATACCTAGCAGTGATCATGTGGGTATTAGCATTAACTCTCCTACTTCTGTTGGTTATAAAAATTGGTTAAGCAATGTACCTGGTGGGGGATTGTCTCAAGCTTGGATTACATATGATTCTGTTTCAAAAAATCTCACTGTTTCCTTCACTGGTTTTCAAAATAATACAGCTGTACGTCAAGATGGACTTGTTTACACTGTTGATATGAGGAATGAGTTGCCTGAATGGGTTATTTTCGGATTCTCAGGAAGTGCATCTGGAAGTCCTTATTACCAGAGCAATTTGGTGATATCTTGGAGTTTCCTTAGTTCGGATTTTCCTACAAAAGTTAAAAATATGAAGGTGAGATTGATAGTAGGAATGTGGGTCGCCATTATGTTTATGGCGGTGCTTATTTTTGTTATGCGGAGATGGAAGAGGAAGAAAAGCTGGGAAAATGAAGAGGACGAACATGAATTTGATGTAGAGATGAACAAAGTCTTTGAAATGGGCACCGGACCTAAAAGAATTTCCTACCAAAAATTAGTTCGGTCCACATGTAACTTTGCAGAGAACCAGAAGCTTGGTGAGGGAGGTTTTGGTGGTGTTTACAAAGGTTTCTTTAAAGAATCGAGCACACACGTTGCAGTTAAAAGGGTATCAACAAGTTCCAGACAAGGGATCAAGGAGTATGCATCAGAAGTCATGATCATTAGTCGATTGAGGCATAGAAATCTGGTGCAACTCATTGGTTGGTGTCATGAGAATAGAGAACTCCTACTTGTTTACGAGTTTATGGAAAATGGAAGTTTGGATTTACACCTTTTCAAGGAAAAGAGCTTGTTGGCATGGGACACAAGGAACAAAATTGCCCATGGCTTGGGTTCTGCTTTGCTGTATCTTCATGAAGAATGGGAGCAATGTGTTTTGCATAGAGATATCAAATCGAGCAATGTGATGTTGGACTCACATTTCAACCCAAAGCTTGGTGATTTTGGGTTAGCAAAGTTGGTTGAACACGAAAAAGGCACACAGACCACAATGTTAGCTGGAACCATGGGTTACATGGCCCCAGAATGTGTAGTAACAGGAAAAGTAAGCAAGGAATCAGATGTGTATAGCTTTGGTGTTGTTACTTTGGAAATAGCTAGTGGGAGGAGAACTATCGTGTACACAGCGGAAGAAAGACAAACAAGACTAGTAGAATGGGTTTGGGAGCTCTATGGGACTAGAACTCTAGTCGAAGCTGCAGATCCACGTCTTGGCTCGGATTTTGACGAGGAAGAACTGAAGCGATTGATAGTTGTTGGGTTATGGTGTGCACACCCTGACCCTGATCTTCGTCCATCAATGAGGCAAGCTATACAAGTACTCAAGTGTGAAGCGCCCCTGCCTAAGCTACCATCACACATGCCAGTGGCTACTTATTCTGCACCTCCTATGTCTTGGATATATGGTGTCACTTCCATCATACAAGATCAGTTGGTGAAATT GGGCTAA